In Synechocystis sp. PCC 6714, the following are encoded in one genomic region:
- a CDS encoding LptF/LptG family permease, with protein MAVGTFKQSRFQIPLPRLSVMDRYLFVELFLPFIFGMGMFTSLALSIGTLFDLVRRVTESGLPMDIAVKILFLKMPEFVVLAFPMSMLLASLMAYSRLSSDSELIALRSIGVSIYRLVVPALLFGMIVTGIAFIFNDRITPAASYEALATLDRAVNEDRPPRQEQNIIYPEYGPVRQPDGNEKTILKRLFYAEEFNGSDMTGLTILDRTQSGVNQVLTAERASWNISENTWDFYDGTVYLIAPDGSYRNIVRFRHQQLALPRAPLDLASQERKDGEMTIAQSRRYLEVLRLSGDDKKVRKLEVRIQKKYALPFVCFVFGLIGAAIGVRPQNTNKATSFGICVGLIFFYYLLSFLSESMGIWGALDPITAAWFPNILGLIAGTILLVQSSRLR; from the coding sequence ATGGCCGTTGGCACCTTCAAACAAAGTAGATTTCAAATTCCTTTGCCCCGCCTTTCCGTCATGGATCGGTACCTGTTTGTGGAACTGTTCCTGCCCTTCATTTTTGGCATGGGCATGTTCACGTCCCTGGCCCTATCCATTGGCACCCTATTTGACCTGGTGCGACGGGTGACGGAATCGGGACTTCCCATGGACATTGCGGTGAAGATTCTCTTCTTAAAGATGCCGGAGTTTGTCGTGCTGGCATTTCCCATGTCCATGCTGTTGGCAAGTTTGATGGCCTATAGCCGTTTGTCCAGTGACAGTGAATTGATTGCCCTGCGTAGCATTGGGGTGAGCATTTATCGTCTGGTGGTGCCGGCCTTACTGTTTGGCATGATAGTTACGGGCATTGCCTTTATTTTTAACGACCGCATTACTCCGGCGGCGAGCTACGAAGCTTTGGCCACGTTGGATCGGGCTGTGAACGAAGACCGCCCCCCCCGCCAGGAACAAAATATTATTTATCCGGAATATGGCCCAGTGCGCCAGCCAGATGGCAATGAAAAGACTATTTTGAAGCGATTGTTCTATGCTGAAGAGTTCAACGGCAGTGATATGACGGGGCTAACCATCCTCGACCGTACCCAGAGCGGAGTTAATCAAGTGCTGACAGCGGAGCGGGCCAGTTGGAATATTTCTGAAAATACTTGGGATTTTTACGATGGCACAGTGTACCTCATTGCCCCCGATGGCTCTTACCGCAATATTGTCCGTTTCCGTCACCAACAATTGGCTTTGCCCCGGGCTCCCCTAGATTTAGCTAGTCAGGAACGCAAGGACGGAGAAATGACCATTGCCCAGTCCCGCCGCTACCTGGAAGTACTACGCCTAAGTGGGGATGACAAAAAAGTCCGTAAGCTGGAAGTCCGCATCCAAAAGAAATATGCTCTGCCCTTTGTCTGCTTTGTGTTTGGCCTCATCGGGGCGGCGATCGGGGTCCGGCCGCAAAACACCAACAAGGCCACCAGCTTTGGCATCTGTGTGGGTCTAATTTTCTTCTATTACCTACTTTCTTTCCTGAGTGAGTCCATGGGGATTTGGGGAGCACTGGACCCCATCACTGCCGCTTGGTTCCCCAACATCCTCGGACTGATTGCGGGCACCATTCTGCTGGTGCAATCTTCCCGCCTGCGTTGA
- a CDS encoding LCP family protein has protein sequence MTNGTESASLQSSSTVKVRSHYRPNSGTGSPGGRPRPKRGFPPLGKGLVWGGLVTLTATVAAIAGVGIGFFSPWTRGLVQQIVPGQSGALEQSQGDLFPYHISRPINILVMGIDRVEPTEAEPNVDEFGGRSDTMLLVRFDPRENSLKLLSIPRDTRVFIPDVGYTKINDANAYGGPQLAARVINRNLGEVPIDRYVRVTTDALQELVDLVGGVEVFVPRPMFYEDKTQQLLIDLPAGLQTLNGQQAEQFVRFRYDANGDIGRVQRQETLLKALQNRLSHPSMIARIPKAIGIMHKTVDTNLTMEEILALVNFGRQLDRQEVQMVMLPGRFSQESEFDGRSYWVMSDAGKRQVLRNYFDVIEEVPTWAETPGRSPERLRIALQNATDDPQALERVKEYLLAKDFRNFYETSESPQLLAETKILVQRGDLDGAHYLQQTLGGGVVEASSVGDLGSDLTIQVGLDINQWLQNPATTDNLSPQPQSGEPGF, from the coding sequence ATGACGAATGGTACCGAGTCTGCTTCGTTGCAGTCCTCCAGCACAGTCAAGGTTCGTTCCCATTATCGACCCAACAGCGGCACTGGTTCCCCCGGGGGACGTCCCCGCCCCAAAAGGGGTTTTCCTCCCCTGGGCAAGGGCTTAGTTTGGGGTGGTTTGGTAACTTTGACCGCCACCGTAGCGGCGATCGCCGGTGTGGGTATCGGCTTTTTTTCCCCCTGGACTAGGGGCCTAGTTCAGCAAATTGTGCCGGGGCAATCCGGTGCATTGGAACAGAGTCAGGGAGACCTATTTCCCTATCACATCAGTCGTCCAATCAATATTTTGGTCATGGGCATTGACCGGGTGGAGCCGACGGAAGCGGAACCAAATGTGGATGAGTTTGGTGGCCGCAGTGACACCATGCTGTTGGTGCGGTTTGATCCCCGGGAGAATAGTCTGAAATTGCTCTCCATTCCCAGGGACACTAGGGTTTTTATTCCCGATGTAGGCTATACCAAAATCAATGACGCCAATGCCTATGGCGGCCCCCAATTGGCGGCGAGAGTGATTAATCGCAACTTGGGGGAAGTCCCCATCGACCGCTATGTCAGGGTTACCACCGACGCATTACAAGAATTGGTGGATTTGGTGGGAGGGGTAGAAGTATTTGTGCCCCGCCCCATGTTTTATGAGGATAAAACCCAGCAGTTGTTGATTGATTTGCCCGCTGGCTTACAAACCCTCAATGGGCAACAGGCAGAGCAATTTGTCCGTTTTCGCTACGACGCCAACGGGGATATTGGTCGGGTACAACGGCAGGAAACCCTACTGAAAGCGTTGCAAAATCGCCTTAGCCATCCCAGTATGATCGCCCGCATTCCCAAAGCCATTGGCATTATGCACAAAACCGTTGATACTAATCTGACCATGGAAGAAATCCTCGCCTTGGTTAATTTTGGCCGTCAGCTCGATCGCCAGGAAGTACAGATGGTGATGTTACCGGGGCGTTTCAGTCAAGAGTCGGAATTTGATGGGCGCAGTTATTGGGTCATGTCCGATGCGGGCAAAAGGCAGGTGCTGAGGAATTATTTTGATGTGATTGAAGAAGTTCCCACCTGGGCGGAGACCCCCGGGCGATCGCCGGAAAGATTACGCATTGCCCTGCAAAACGCCACTGACGATCCCCAGGCATTGGAGCGGGTCAAAGAATATTTACTTGCCAAGGATTTTCGTAATTTTTATGAGACCTCGGAATCACCTCAGTTATTGGCGGAGACAAAAATTTTGGTCCAGCGGGGGGATTTGGACGGGGCCCATTATCTCCAACAAACCCTAGGAGGTGGTGTGGTGGAGGCTTCCTCCGTCGGCGATTTGGGTTCAGATTTAACTATCCAAGTAGGTCTGGATATTAATCAGTGGTTGCAAAACCCCGCCACAACGGACAATCTTTCCCCCCAGCCGCAATCTGGAGAACCTGGTTTCTAG